A region from the Xenopus laevis strain J_2021 chromosome 4S, Xenopus_laevis_v10.1, whole genome shotgun sequence genome encodes:
- the ptgs2.S gene encoding prostaglandin G/H synthase 2 precursor (The RefSeq protein has 1 substitution compared to this genomic sequence), translating to MIVLPAAVFLALLVFSQAANPCCSNPCQNQGVCMTVGFDRYECDCTRTGFYGENCTKPEFLSWLRLKLKPTPNTVHYILSHFKGVWNIVNSMSFLRDAIMRYVLTSRSHLIDSPPTYNSHYTYKNWETYSNLSYYTRSLPPVERDCPTPMGVKGLKELPSSKLVVEKFLMRRKFIPDPQGTNVMFAFFAQHFTHQFFKTDMAKGAAFTKALGHGVDLNHVYGESLERQHKLRLMKGGKLKYQMIDGDMYPPTVKSSGVDMAYPPHVPEHVQFAVGQEVFGLVPGLMMYSTIWLREHNRVCDILAGEHPEWDDERIFQTARLILIGETIKIVIEDYVQHLSGYHFKLKFDPQLLFNQRFQYQNRIAAEFNTLYHWHPLLPDTFAINEKEYSYPQFLYNNSVMIDHGLTQMVESFSRQSAGRVAGGRNFPAAITRVAVASIEHSREMRYQSLNEYRKRFMLKPFETFEELTGEKEMSAELEKLYGDIDAMELYPGLLVEQPRPGAIFGETMVEMGAPFSLKGLMGNPICSPEYWKPSTFGGSVGFDIVNSASFQKLICNNVRDCPYTAFHVLKNKPSGKDFINASSDSTLENVKPSLILKEHTSEL from the exons CAAACCCATGCTGTTCAAATCCCTGTCAAAACCAAGGGGTATGCATGACTGTTGGCTTTGACCGCTATGAATGCGACTGCACGAGAACTGGCTTCTATGGAGAAAACTGCACTAAAC CGGAATTTTTATCATGGTTGAGGCTGAAGCTGAAGCCGACCCCCAACACCGTACACTATATCTTGTCTCACTTCAAGGGAGTATGGAATATAGTCAACAGCATGTCCTTCCTGCGGGACGCCATTATGAGATACGTCTTGACAT CACGGTCGCACCTGATTGACAGCCCACCCACCTATAACAGCCACTATACATATAAAAACTGGGAGACATACTCCAACCTGTCCTATTATACTCGTTCCTTGCCTCCTGTGGAACGTGACTGCCCTACCCCAATGGGAGTTAAAG GACTGAAAGAACTTCCAAGTTCAAAGTTGGTAGTGGAGAAATTCCTGATGCGAAGAAAATTTATTCCTGACCCTCAAGGCACCAACGTTATGTTTGCTTTCTTTGCTCAACACTTCACACACCAGTTCTTCAAAACGGATATGGCAAAAGGGGCTGCCTTCACCAAAGCATTAGGCCATGGG GTTGATCTCAATCATGTCTATGGGGAAAGCTTAGAAAGGCAACATAAACTGCGTTTAATGAAGGGCggaaaattaaaatatcag ATGATAGATGGGGATATGTACCCACCAACAGTGAAAAGTTCAGGAGTAGATATGGCGTACCCACCCCATGTTCCAGAACATGTTCAGTTTGCTGTCGGGCAAGAAGTTTTTGGTCTTGTTCCTGGGCTTATGATGTATTCCACAATATGGTTACGGGAGCACAATCGAGTTTGTGACATACTTGCCGGGGAGCATCCAGAATGGGACGATGAACGTATTTTCCAAACGGCAAGACTTATTTTGATTG GTGAAACTATCAAGATTGTCATAGAGGACTATGTACAGCACCTCAGTGGCTATCACTTCAAACTCAAATTCGACCCACAACTGTTATTCAACCAGAGATTCCAGTATCAAAATAGAATTGCTGCAGAATTCAATACCCTGTACCATTGGCATCCCCTCCTACCCGACACATTTGCCATCAATGAAAAGGAGTACAGTTACCCACAGTTTCTCTACAACAATTCGGTGATGATAGACCATGGCCTTACCCAGATGGTTGAATCTTTCAGCAGACAGTCGGCAGGAAGG GTTGCTGGGGGTAGAAATTTCCCTGCAGCTATAACTAGAGTAGCTGTGGCATCCATTGAGCACAGTAGAGAGATGAGATACCAGTCACTGAATGAATACCGGAAGCGTTTCATGCTCAAACCCTTTGAGACGTTCGAAGAGCTGACAG GAGAGAAAGAAATGTCAGCTGAACTTGAGAAACTATACGGTGATATTGATGCCATGGAGCTCTATCCTGGACTTCTTGTGGAACAGCCGCGCCCTGGAGCTATTTTTGGAGAGACAATGGTAGAGATGGGAGCTCCATTCTCTCTAAAAGGCCTAATGGGAAATCCCATATGCTCTCCTGAATACTGGAAACCTAGTACCTTTGGCGGAAGCGTGGGGTTTGATATTGTAAATTCCGCCTCTTTCCAAAAGCTGATTTGCAACAACGTGAGAGACTGTCCTTACACCGCCTTTCATGTGCTAAAAAACAAGCCTTCCGGAAAGGATTTCATTAATGCGAGTTCAGATTCAACACTGGAGAATGTAAAGCCATCTTTAATCCTGAAAGAGCATGCGTCCGAACTTTAA